One part of the Schistocerca piceifrons isolate TAMUIC-IGC-003096 chromosome 2, iqSchPice1.1, whole genome shotgun sequence genome encodes these proteins:
- the LOC124776264 gene encoding hypoxia-inducible factor 1-alpha inhibitor-like — protein sequence MGDKNGWDQSQLRKYDIPLDEIPRLDVNDPLVDKYISENKPVVITGTNLVGSAEKWDLEYLEKHMGVADHTVFLSRNHKFKYFDDKKVPHGANEGKIDFTPPTRRLDMKFPEFCRRLKDWKRGEERMYLQQALNSSVGQAIVHDFLNFNWDWINSKQKKNGWGPLTSNLLLISMEGNVTPCHYDEQQNFFAQIKGYKRCILFPPEQFECFYPYPVYHPHDRQSQVDFERPDYSRFPKLREAHGQEAVLGPGDVLYIPIYWWHHVESLMRGGYTVSVNFWFKAGPTGQITYPLKGHQKVAVMRNVEKMLIEALQNTQEVGPLLRALVLGRYTD from the exons ATGGGGGACAAGAATGGCTGGGATCAAAGTCAGTTGCGAAAATACGACATTCCCTTGGATGAAATACCAAGACTCGACGTAAATGATCCACTAGTTGACAAGTACATATCGGAAAAT AAACCAGTTGTTATAACGGGAACAAATTTGGTCGGCTCGGCAGAGAAATGGGATTTAGAATACTTGGAAAAACATATGGGTGTTGCAGACCACACGGTCTTTCTTTCTCGCAACCACAAATTCAAGTATTTCGATGACAAAAAGGTCCCACATGGTGCGAATGAAGGAAAAATAGACTTTACGCCTCCAACACGGCGGCTTGACATGAAATTTCCTGAATTTTGCCGGCGCCTGAAAGACTGGAAGAGAGGAGAGGAAAG GATGTACCTCCAGCAAGCACTGAATAGTTCTGTTGGTCAAGCAATAGTTCATGACTTTCTTAACTTCAACTGGGACTGGATCAACAGCAAACAAAAAAAGAATGGCTGGGGTCCGCTTACATCAAATTTGCTTTTGATATCAATGGAAG GTAATGTTACACCATGCCATTATGATGAGCAGCAGAACTTCTTTGCCCAGATCAAAGGCTATAAGCGATGTATTTTATTTCCACCTGAACAATTTGAATGTTTTTATCCATACCCAGTGTACCATCCTCATGATCGGCAAAGTCAG GTTGATTTTGAACGACCAGACTACAGTAGATTCCCAAAGCTTCGAGAAGCTCATGGCCAGGAAGCAGTTCTGGGTCCTGGAGATGTTTTGTACATACCTATATACTGGTGGCATCACGTAGAATCCTTGATGCGTGGTGGTTACACAGTTTCAGTTAATTTTTGGTTTAAG GCTGGTCCAACGGGCCAAATAACATACCCATTGAAGGGCCACCAGAAAGTGGCAGTGATGCGTAATGTAGAGAAGATGTTGATTGAAGCATTGCAAAACACGCAAGAAGTTGGCCCACTTCTCAGAGCACTGGTCCTGGGCCGATACACAGACTGA